The following proteins are co-located in the Plasmodium brasilianum strain Bolivian I chromosome 11, whole genome shotgun sequence genome:
- a CDS encoding splicing factor 3A subunit 2 produces MDFQNRVGHKTGSGMPLTREDINLERRERLKQLALENIDITKDPYILKNNVGMYECKLCLTLHNNESSYLCHTQGKKHQMNLGQRLLKEKNEMAANKIDKVVPEPRKIIKIGKPRYDVTKVKNKKNQRGILFELSFPNIKENTKPKFRFMSSFEQKIEPPDKKYQYLLFAAEPYETIAFKIPNIDIDENEDFYYKWFEKKKIFVMQIHFINTPDHLRMRDHPNFLPPPMRW; encoded by the coding sequence ATGGATTTTCAAAATCGTGTGGGGCACAAAACGGGCAGCGGTATGCCACTGACGAGGGAAGACATAAATTTAGAAAGAAGAGAAAGACTAAAACAATTAGCATTAGAAAATATTGATATTACAAAAGATCcgtatattttgaaaaacaaTGTTGGTATGTATGAATGTAAACTATGTTTAACTttacataataatgaaaGCTCATATTTATGTCATACGCAAGGGAAAAAACATCAAATGAATTTGGGACAAAGAttattaaaggaaaaaaatgaaatggcTGCTAATAAGATAGACAAAGTAGTACCTGAACccagaaaaattataaaaatcgGAAAACCAAGATATGATGTTACCaaagtgaaaaataaaaaaaatcaacgaggaatattatttgaattatcCTTTCctaatattaaagaaaatacgAAACCAAAATTTCGTTTTATGTCCTCATTTGAGCAAAAAATTGAACCGCCTGATAAGAAGTACCAGTATCTGTTATTTGCAGCAGAACCTTATGAAACTATTGCTTTTAAAATTccaaatatagatatagatgaaaatgaagatttttattataaatggtttgagaaaaagaaaatatttgtgatgcaaattcattttattaatacccCTGATCATTTACGTATGCGAGACCATCCAAATTTTTTACCGCCCCCTATGAGGTGGTAA
- a CDS encoding hypothetical protein (conserved Plasmodium protein) produces MIKGVGRIIYLYGKKNKKCNNRFFVDLKKINFCSNTEGNSIHHGSSNSSSAPKKISPLFHLFHTNIKPYSTRAINGLVKETKKSNINFEHIIRILKSLKREYENYDEKKNLEGKVNFLLPHIFEESERNYIHFACILHNFHKLRKKISNKYKIKVYNRFNNIFLNNINLFTLKELTIILKCLSEEKLINSEKIVHFCIFKFIYFLTLDILHKKKKKNDVLLYNFLFLLSYNYKECVKDFFILSIDTINTNVDMHYFYDLICNLSDEDKKGQMLYFKNKFSKYEYNSFNLHDLSTFMFFLKSYPLNIRSLSMYTFLLHLYLSLNFLESIITTSFHEHLENNFLRFEKKKKFEFLEKKAPRELRSEGIVKVEQNKDVQKEADTDAEVDVETEAEEKVDVETEADEEAKVEQGSRCNGGENKVGHFKMDSASAAKDEIIDHISDLIVKGGEASSSPSTTFPAVLKKKDDRKKNKCIKENVHSMSIIIYVSIKRKWKNKFLYILSNYLLLKYINFINLFDLCNIFDLIIFDTKISRKNFDILFERIKYLVSKETNSKTFAIFCISIMRHKEDLKNHFNDIIISIYKIILNKKKCEKLFYRENTVILANITNFLEDQKISSLFYLYYLTKFTNFLKFLILQNKTNNHNLFLSVIDTYDILRTFINIFKIFQKNKYFHLSQKKKKVFINFNLLLSCMLYFLKYVCFKNITAQDNCLLNNSSLTTMNDLKKIKILNRTCYLLNLLLHLIKKMRMDNIIEDSNAQLSYEIFSYFKNSIYKNYQHILFSSGNSNKNHVNHILSFIFIISNGSYIK; encoded by the coding sequence ATGATAAAAGGCGTAGgaagaattatatatctttatggaaaaaaaaataaaaaatgtaacaaCAGATTTTTCgtagatttaaaaaaaataaatttctgCAGTAACACAGAAGGGAATTCTATTCACCATGGCAGTAGTAATTCCTCTTCTGCCCCCAAAAAAATTAGCCCTTTATTTCACCTTTTTCACACGAACATAAAGCCATACTCAACGAGGGCTATCAACGGCTTAGTAAAAGAAACGAAAAAATCAAACATCAATTTTGAGCACATTATAAGAATTTTAAAGTCCTTAAAGAGGGAATATGAAAACTatgatgaaaagaaaaacttagaaggaaaagtaaattttcttttgcCTCACATATTTGAAGAGTCCGAACGGAACTATATCCACTTTGCTTGTATCCtacataattttcataaattaagaaaaaaaatttcgaacaagtataaaataaaagtatacaacagatttaataatatatttcttaacaATATTAATCTGTTTACCCTAAAGGAGTTAAcgattatattaaaatgctTGTCGGAAGAGAAACTTATAAACAGTGAAAAAATTGTTCATTTCtgcatatttaaatttatatatttcttaactttagacattttacataaaaaaaaaaaaaaaaatgacgtACTTTTATAcaactttctttttctcctaagttataattataaagaatgtgtaaaagatttttttatcttaagCATAGATACTATAAATACGAATGTTGATATGCATTACTTTTACGATTTGATATGTAACTTAAGTGATGAAGACAAAAAAGGTCAAATGTtgtatttcaaaaataaattttccaaatatgaatataactCCTTTAATTTGCATGATTTGTCGACATTCAtgtttttcttaaaaagTTATCCCCTAAATATAAGAAGTTTGtctatgtatacatttttattacatctGTATTTATCCCTTAACTTTTTGGAAAGTATTATCACCACCTCTTTTCATGAGCACCTAGAAAACAACTTTCTGCGGttcgaaaaaaagaaaaaatttgaatttttggaaaaaaaggCTCCGCGTGAATTAAGGAGCGAGGGAATAGTGAAAGTGGAACAGAACAAAGATGTACAAAAAGAAGCGGATACAGATGCAGAGGTAGACGTAGAAACAGAAGCAGAGGAAAAGGTAGACGTAGAAACAGAAGCAGATGAAGAGGCAAAGGTAGAACAAGGGAGCCGCTGCAATGGCGGGGAAAATAAAGTGGGGCACTTCAAAATGGACAGTGCGTCGGCAGCTAAAGACGAAATAATTGACCATATATCAGATCTAATTGTGAAGGGGGGTGAAGCCAGTTCTTCCCCTTCTACTACCTTTCCAGCAGtactgaaaaaaaaggatgataggaaaaaaaataagtgcaTAAAAGAAAACGTGCATAGTATGTCtatcattatttatgttagcattaaaagaaaatggaaaaataaatttctgtATATTTTGTCAAATTATTTGctattgaaatatataaattttataaatttatttgacttatgtaatatatttgacCTAATTATATTTGATACCAAAATTTCAAGgaaaaattttgatattctttttgaaagaataaaatatttagttTCAAAAGAAACTAATAGCAAAACATTTgcaattttttgtataagcATTATGAGACATAAAGaggatttaaaaaatcattttaatgatattattatttctatatataaaattatattaaataaaaaaaaatgtgaaaagtTGTTTTATCGGGAAAATACAGTAATTTTAGctaatataacaaattttttagaagatcaaaaaattagttccttattttatttatattatttaacgaagtttactaattttttaaaattcttaattttgcagaataaaacgaataaccataatttatttttaagtgtAATTGATACGTATGATATCCTTAGAActtttataaacattttcaaaattttccaaaaaaataaatattttcatctatctcaaaaaaaaaaaaaagtttttattaattttaatttgttacTGAGTTgtatgctttattttttgaaatatgtatgctttaaaaatataacagcaCAAGATAACTGTCTGTTAAATAATTCTTCACTTACTACTATGAACGatttgaagaaaataaaaatattaaatagaacatgttatcttttaaatttattacttcatcttattaaaaaaatgcgtATGGACAACATTATTGAAGACTCAAATGCACAACTGTCTTACGAAATTTTTagctattttaaaaatagtatatataaaaattatcagCATATCCTTTTTAGTAGTGGGAACAGTAATAAAAATCATGTAAATCATATTTTAagttttatattcattattagcAATGGAAGTTATATAAAGTGA
- a CDS encoding hypothetical protein (conserved Plasmodium protein) encodes MKLKLCILFHTLYLFLFSCTCNENFIYEKIKRTVNEAEECSLDDVHFMDSYSEKLYWMWTSNFFRYIGIKTYIYENDTIYEKIKKGNNNLYNILKDDEFFHYNNRDEFISNALIILSNEKTLKKNIDLHISRKKVKFFQELTQEQLMNIFINEKNNLINSFKKLKMFEQFRDVANSKYYYHKKLIENKQESKIDDAILPDIKDKHNNNNNEKKEENANIKRIKNVITFNLDDIPQIKEVYFDYYDRNKWNKYFYFDTNGLEADM; translated from the coding sequence atgaagttgaagttatgtatattatttcacACATTGTATCTATTCCTTTTTTCGTGCACTtgtaatgaaaattttatttatgaaaaaataaaaagaaccGTAAATGAAGCTGAAGAATGTTCATTAGATGATGTGCATTTCATGGACAGCTACAGTGAAAAATTGTACTGGATGTGGACCAGTAATTTTTTCAGATATATAGgtattaaaacatatatttatgaaaatgatacaatatacgaaaaaataaaaaagggaaacaATAATTTGTACAATATACTTAAAGATGAtgaattttttcattataacaATAGAGATGAATTTATATCAAAtgcattaattattttatcaaatgaaaaaactttaaaaaaaaatatagatttaCATATCTCTaggaaaaaggtaaaattcTTTCAAGAATTGACCCAAGAAcaattaatgaatatatttattaacgaaaaaaataatttaataaactcatttaaaaaattaaaaatgtttgaACAGTTTCGAGATGTTGCCAATTccaaatattattatcataagaagttaatagaaaataaacaaGAGTCCAAAATTGATGATGCTATCCTTCCAGATATAAAGGACaagcataataataataataatgaaaaaaaagaagaaaatgcaAATATTAAACGAATAAAGAATGTCATCACTTTTAACCTTGATGATATACCTCAAATCAAGGAAGTGTATTTTGATTACTACGACAGGAATAAGtggaataaatatttctattttgaTACTAATGGCCTAGAAGCAGATATGTAA
- a CDS encoding ATP synthase-associated protein: MLNLIPKRIVSKTLLFGKRPVQRIRVGKDKNVLELSLSDVNSIYDDIDENTNLHNKDYNPLKYSVYVKYKISALNLIEAYKNEENKKTALTNIKWYAKIRDYFFINFSKNQIELKKKMVPKFFYPMEK; the protein is encoded by the exons ATGTTAAATCTTATACCAAAAAGAATAGTATCGAAAACATTGCTCTTTGGAAAAAGGCCAGTCCAAAGGATCCGAGTTG GAAAGGATAAGAATGTTTTAGAATTGAGCTTAAGTGATGTGAACTCCATTTATGATGATATTGACGAAAACacaaatttacataataagGATTACAATCCGTTGAAGTATAgcgtatatgtaaaatataaaatatccGCATTGAACCTAATTGAGGCGTataaaaatgaggaaaacAAGAAAACTGCattaacaaatattaaatggTATGCAAAAATTAGggattacttttttataaatttttctaagAACCAgattgaattaaaaaaaaaaatggttccgaaatttttttatccaatggaaaaataa
- a CDS encoding merozoite surface protein 10, with the protein MIFIRWNKSISLTILLLLYLNNVIYINTNDIKDKKKEDVSNKENNAVDNDDHENLSIEGGNGNDNDNAFAGNNSGKINIQDDENAEFSPTGIFNAFEKIFLRKRKDNIDESDMQSDNSNDNKKNKNSLNASDDDDEEEDGERSIKDEIYHAFNYVKDKFVPFFSSKNQTIKAEDDDTTNPTEDNKDINKQKQKPSVDDAAKKDPPESKESNSKEVTSQKGGESMANTSPYSYDNFFKNKETGKPKPEVSEHIQKTLLKEGNDIKETTSQIDNVVYNFEQVILKTKFYTKAIKNFVHFKMYHICEYSKCGANARCYIVDKDKEECRCRANYVQDTSVDYFKCIPMTTKDCKKKNGNCDKNADCSTDKNNNIRCQCKHDYFGDGIFCVMGSQARQSVYLLLLVVIGVVQKFLF; encoded by the coding sequence ATGATTTTTATCAGGTGGAATAAGTCGATTTCCTTAACAATTTTGCTcctattatatttaaacaatgtaatttacataaatacaaatgatataaaagataagaaaaaggaagaCGTTTCgaacaaagaaaataatgCAGTTGATAATGATGATCATGAAAACTTATCAATCGAAGGAGGAAATggaaatgataatgataacgCCTTTGCTGGAAATAACTcgggaaaaataaatatacaggATGATGAAAATGCCGAGTTCAGCCCAACCGGTATATTTAAtgcttttgaaaaaatttttttaagaaaaaggaaagataATATAGACGAGAGTGATATGCAATCAGACAATTCGAATGACAAcaaaaagaataagaatTCTTTGAATGCATcagatgatgatgatgaggAGGAGGATGGAGAAAGAAGTATAAAGGACGAAATTTATCATGCatttaattatgtaaaagataaatttgttccttttttttcaagtaaAAATCAAACAATTAAAGCTGAGGATGATGATACTACAAATCCAACTGAAgataataaagatattaaCAAACAAAAGCAAAAGCCCAGTGTTGACGATGCAGCAAAAAAAGACCCACCTGAATCAAAGGAATCAAACAGTAAGGAAGTTACTAGTCAGAAAGGTGGAGAAAGTATGGCAAATACGTCCCCATATagttatgataatttttttaaaaataaagaaacagGAAAACCCAAACCTGAGGTATCAGAACATATTCAGAAAACATTGTTAAAAGAAGGGAACGATATTAAGGAAACCACTAGCCAAATAGATAAtgttgtatataattttgaacAAGTAATTTTGAAAACAAAATTCTACACTAAagctattaaaaattttgtacatTTCAAAATGTACCATATATGTGAATATTCAAAATGTGGAGCTAATGCTCGTTGTTATATTGTTGATAAAGATAAAGAAGAATGCAGGTGTAGAGCAAATTATGTGCAAGATACTTCCGTAGACTATTTTAAGTGTATACCTATGACTACAAAGGATTGtaagaagaaaaatggaaattgCGATAAAAATGCAGATTGTTCAactgataaaaataataatataagatGTCAGTGTAAACATGATTATTTTGGTGACGGTATATTCTGTGTTATGGGATCTCAAGCAAGGCAATCGGTGTACTTGCTCCTCTTAGTTGTTATTGGTGTTGTTCAGAAATTTCTCTTTTAA
- a CDS encoding PIMMS43 protein produces the protein MVKTCYFPLLFLIYFFLNCYVILTDGTKDNIKSEHHSSAEGNDVVEHSFEQGRHYDTYYKQSRQEPSTEEEKRKRKENDQKCTLVNQEDGSLKSSCEEQQTKEVKKIEHPLIAQPLSHDQQLMDEVAPYKIMDTKIALNKNAGAKPATYESNKLVSDEEEKYINDDENELYDRMGMMSRGFIEKQDFFHGVIKTLFNLYNSNIDISSANFENGSILFFFTFSKHTKKEDIGELNISFYGNVRKHNSNGISEGRSDFTLHYLLDDMISKKKTTDDNHLEEIDVYNSENENEMFSQLGYESREEISNSSTASTGNSSQDKSALIVPSKFTKMCKSIYDSKVDSFKHFLTLDKLSENEFSVSKLDDFLNICITNASDELEAEKKKKKLKKLKNSEGENNGQVSGKASGQGNGETNVPNLPKSNIILLKEFKQSLINKDMETCKEAAKLLMANSAISNLVYFFVIMTTVIFMF, from the coding sequence ATGGTTAAAACATGTTATTTCCCATTATTGttccttatatatttttttttgaattgtTATGTGATACTCACTGATGGTACTAAGGACAACATAAAAAGTGAACATCATTCATCTGCAGAAGGTAATGATGTCGTTGAACACAGTTTTGAACAAGGAAGGCACTATGATACTTATTATAAACAATCAAGGCAAGAACCCTCAACAGAAGaggaaaaacgaaaaagaaaggaaaatgaTCAAAAATGTACACTAGTTAATCAGGAAGACGGTAGTTTAAAATCATCATGTGAAGAACAACAAACCAAGGAAGTTAAGAAAATTGAACATCCTCTTATAGCACAGCCACTATCTCATGATCAACAGTTGATGGATGAAGTTGCaccatataaaattatggaTACGAAAATTGCACTTAATAAAAATGCCGGCGCCAAACCAGCAACATATGAATCCAACAAATTGGTAAGTGATGAAGAGGagaaatacataaatgatgatgaaaatgaGTTATATGACAGGATGGGTATGATGAGCAGGGGGTTTATAGAAAAACAGGATTTCTTTCATGGTGTTATTAAaactttatttaatttgtataaCTCAAATATAGACATAAGTAGTGctaattttgaaaatggttctatattattctttttcactttttcaaAACATACAAAGAAAGAAGATATTGGTGAGTTAAATATATCGTTTTATGGAAATGTACGAAAACATAATAGCAACGGAATTTCGGAAGGAAGATCAGACTTTACCCTTCATTACTTATTGGATGATAtgatatcaaaaaaaaaaacgactGACGATAATCATCTTGAGGAAATTGATGTCTATAAtagtgaaaatgaaaatgagaTGTTTTCGCAATTAGGTTATGAGAGTCGAGAAGAAATATCAAACAGTTCTACCGCTTCAACTGGAAATTCTTCGCAGGATAAAAGTGCCCTAATTGTACCTAGCAAATTTACGAAGATGTGCAAATCCATTTATGATAGCAAAGTCGATAGTTTTAAACATTTTCTTACGTTAGATAAGCTAAGCGAAAACGAATTTTCCGTTTCGAAGTTGGATGATTTCCTGAACATATGCATAACAAACGCCAGTGACGAACTGGAGGcagagaaaaagaagaaaaaacttaaaaaattaaaaaattctgaaGGCGAAAATAATGGTCAAGTGAGCGGGAAAGCAAGCGGACAAGGAAATGGCGAGACAAATGTGCCGAATTTACCTAAATCCAATATTATATTGCTTAAAGAGTTTAAACAGAGTTTAATTAACAAAGACATGGAAACATGTAAAGAAGCTGCCAAGCTGTTAATGGCTAATTCAGCAATTTCTAATTTAGTATATTTCTTTGTAATAATGACAactgttatttttatgttttaa